From the Desulfolucanica intricata genome, the window CTTCCTACCCGTAAGGCGAGTATTTCTATACCCTTACATAATAGGATTTTCTATTTTTGGTTATATGGTGGGGTTGGTACTACAGCAGTTAGACCTTTACCAGTATATTGGAAATTATATATACTTTGCCCCTATTGTTAATGTTATTTGGTTTTCTATCTCGGCTTACGTATATATAAAGAATGGAAATATCTTTTTAAAGTAATGCCTTATAAAAGTCAAAGCCCGGGAGTTATTCCGGGTTTTGACTATCGAAAATGTTAAATAAATTTTATGTTTATTTTAATTAGCTCCCTGCTTGTATTATTTCTAACCACTCATCAGGATTAGTTGCAACACCATTAACATAAACACCAAAGTGCAGATGTGGCCCGGTAGAATTACCTGTAGACCCAACAAAGCCGATAACCTGGCCAACCTCAACATCATCACCTTCATGAACCCCTAAGCCTGATAAATGTGCATAAACCATCATACAAGATTCGTTCGTTACCTCAACACAAAGTCCATAACCTCCATTGGTGCGTGCCATGGTTACGTGACCGCTTGCAGCTGCAATTACAGGTGTGCCTGTGGGTGCAGGAATATCCGAAAATATGGCATCCCAGGGGTTATCCGGGTCGTATATTCCGTCACCGTTACCGTCCTGCTTATAGTACTCCCATGTGGACGGCATAAACTGCATAAAACCGATAGCCCCTGCTGAAGATACCTCAACATTTTGGCCAAAACCTGTTTCCACTTTACAAATAGCCGCTAAAACAGCCCATGAAACATCATACTTTTCTTGAGCAGCTAAAAATATGGGTATTAACTCAGATGGTATTTCATTCTTTGCAATGCTTGACGGTGCACCGGACCTAAACCCGGTTGATATTCCAAGCATCCCTGAAACAACAGTTATTACAGATACAAATATTAGTACCATTACCAGCATGAGAATCAGAACTATTGCTACAGCAGCATTAATAAGTTTTTTGCGATTTTTCTTTAAAGCTAAGATCTCTGCTGTCTTTAGAGCAGTGGTAATGTCCAAAAAACACCCCTTTAAAGATTGAATCCTCCCAATATTCGTTAGTTGTTTTTATAATCACTAGACTGGCTACCTTCAGACCCCGGCGTTTGTCAAGCTAGTTGTCGCATACGTGGTAAAAAAGTTTAGTATTGAACCACCGCCGGTCTTGACTCTATGTGCTCAATAAGAGTAACCCGACCGACGGATATACGCCAATAAATCATTTGACAACGGTCGGGGTTCATTTAGCTTAGCACATTGAGTCAAGACTCTCCGCTTCGCTCCGACCGCAAGCGGCGGCTGGCTTGTGCTTAGGGAGATAATTTCCCCTCCCTCTGGAGACCGCCTGTATATTTAAATGCCGGGTTTTATGGAGTTAGCAAGCACTTTTACTTAGATTCTGATTCTGATTTTGCTTCAACACGTTCAGGATTAAGCCAAACAATTTCATTTAATGTCCAATCTCTGATTTGGCCTGACCATCTCTCCGGATGCTTTGATTTAGCCTCTTCATAAACTCGTTTTCTCTGCTCCAGAATTTGTTTTGAGAGGCCGTTATGTCTTTGATTTGGGGTCAGAAAATTAAGACCACTGTGTCGGTGTTCCTGATTGTACCATTTGGTAAATGAAAGCACCCATCGCCTTGCTTCAGTCAGCGTGGCAAATCCTTTGGCAGGATAATCAGGGCGGTATTTACAAGTGCGGAAAATGGATTCCGCATAAGGATTATCATTGCTCACTCTCGGGCGGCTTCTAGATGGAGTTATCCCCAACTGATAGAGTGTTTCCAGTAGGGATGCCCCTTTCATAGGGCTGCCGTTGTCTGAATGTAACACCAATGGTTGGTTAACTAATGTGCGTCCTTCAGACATTATGCCACGCCTAACCAGTATGCTGGCGTTTTTAGAGGATTCTTCAGTCCAAATATCCCAAGCAATAATCTTCCGACTGAACAAATCTAGAATCAGATATAGGTAGAAATAAATACCCCTAGCTGGTCCTGGAATCCAAGTAATATCCCACATCCAAACTTGATTTGGACCAGTGGCACAATGTGTTGAAATAGGTTTTGAGCTTGGTTTTTTTGCTCTTCCTCGATGGTGTTGCATATTATTCTCTTTCAACACTCTGTAAAATGTAGATTCCGAAGCTATATAAATACCTTGATCAGCTAGTCGTGGCACGATTTGACTTGGTGGCAAGCTCTTGAACTCAGGTTGATTTGCAATTTTTATGATGGCTTTCCTTTCATCTAAGCTAAGTTTGTTCGCCGGTGCTGGGCGTTTAGCATGTTTTCGCTGGTCTTCGATGGGTGATAATCGGCTTCTCCAACGCTGTAGAGTACGCTGGGTGATTCCAAGTTCCTTACAAGCCGCTTTTTCCCTAGCTCCGTCGGCAACGGCTTCTTTGATCAGTAAAATGGCTTTTTGGCGATCTGAGACACTGATCAGTCGTCCTCGTAGTCCCCCCAAATCGCCTGCGCCTTTTTTCTCAGAACTAATAGTGCAGCAGTTTCAGCAAGTGCAGCTTCCTTTCGTTTAAGTTCCTTTTGGAGATCTTTGAGTTCACGATCCTTTTGGCGAAGATCCTTTTGTAGTTGAGCAGCTTGTTTGGCAATACCACCATTGGCCTGCATACAGGCATCCCGCCAAGCCTCAACCTGTTCAACATATAGACCCTTGGAACGGCAGTATTCTGCCATTTCAATCTCGCTTAAGGAAGCTGTTTCAACAACTATAAGAAATTTATCTTGGGTGCTCCATCTTTCTGCCTCAGGTTCACCACCTGGAACTGCTATACCATTAGCTCTGGCTTTTTTCTTCCATCCGTGCAGCGTTGCCTCAGGGACACCTGTTTCTCTCGAAATGGCACTAACGGATTCATTATTGGGGGGCATCATTCTTTTGATAATTGAATACTTGAATTCTTCGCTGTATCTTGTCATATTTTTTCCTCCTAGCTAGTGCTGTTAACTAACTATAATTCTTTTAGAGGTCTATGACAACTATCCTAACCTAGGGGGACCCTCTGTCTCTAATCCCTATAGGTTCTTGAATACCCGCTAAATTGTTATCCTCTAGAACTCTATCTGGAATAGCACGCATAATATTAAGGTCAATACCCGCCTTCTCATTTTTCTGAGATTTGCTGACGGGGGAGTTTTTATACAAGAACTCTCCTGTAGGTTGTATTTTTAATCCGCTGCCTATTAAACTGCTGAATAAATCTTGCCATTCGTATGGGACCAGTGTTTTTGCCAGAGCAGCTAAGCCATCGCTTCTGATTTGGTTAGGCCCAATAACCGGATTTTCAACTCTTAATTCTTTTTTACGCTACGGCAGTTTTTAGTCGAGCATTGAATCTGTCCAAATCTTTTTACCTGTTGAACGAATTTCTGAAATAAAATAATTACTACTATTCTTAAGTTCGCTGGGGGTAAATGTATGAATTTCAAAATAAGGTTCAATATTTTCCTTAACAATGGTTCTGTAAACTAGTTGCTTATCCTTTAAGGGGTTACGACCAAACTCAGGAGAGATTACAGCAATATCAACGTCACTATCTTTATCGGCAGTACCTTTTGCATAGGAACCAAAGAGAATAACAGAATCTACCTTAATATTTTTATTAAGAGATTGGGCTAATCTACTTATTTCATTTATAATTTCAGATTCTTTTCTAACCATTTTGCCCCCTCCTGTGTTTTATTTAGGATTTCATGAAATACTCTTTTAGGGGTATTTTCCAATATTCTTCTTCTATCCTCGGGATAACGCCCTTCAATATTAAATGGCTGTAAATCAGCTATTAAATCCTTCATTGATTCATCTAATTTGATAAGAATTCCTGACTTTTTAGCAAGAAAAATTAGATTGTGACTTTTTGGTGGAACAACTTTGGTATTATGTAATATTAAAGCTTTAAACATTTTTTCTATAGCAAGGTGACAAAAAAAGCCACATTCTAAATAATATTCTTTGTTTATTCTAAGGGACTTCAGTATAAGCGAGCCTAATACCTCATAAATCATGGTTTTTTAGATTCCTTGTTTGATATTTTATTTGCATCTAAAAATTTTGCTATGCTTTCACCTTTTCTTATAGCATGAGCATAAACGGAAGCTGTAGTTGCCGGAGTACTGTGCCCTAAAAAAGCAGATACTGTTGTTAGTGGAACACCTTCGTCTAAAAGAATTGAACCTGCAGTATGTCGAAGGTCATGAACACGAATATGTTCAAGTCCGGCTTTTTTAAGCACCCTGTTCATGGTTTTGCGAATAGCTCCTTCAATAAGAGGCCGTCCATCGGATGCAGGAAACATTAGTGTATCTTCTTTTAGTAGACTCGCATTTCCTTTTTTTATCTGCTGTTCCTTATGTACTGTAAGTACTGCTAATGTTTCAGTATCAAGTAATAATGTACGGACACTTTCAGTTGTTTTTGTTTCCTTAATATAACGGTTCCGGCAATCAACTGCACGTTTAATTGTAATGGTACCATTTTCAAAATCTACATCATGCCATTGAAGGCCTAATACTTCACCAAGTCTTATTCCTGTAACTGCTAGCAATTGTGACAGTCAAGTAAAAATGTATAAATTTTATTAAATAAGAATGTATACCTAATTATTTCCAAAAATGTTTTTTCGGTGTTTAATTCTGTAACTATCACCTGTTAAATGTATCACCTCACTCTTGTGGATAATTCGATCTAAGATAGCAACAGTTATGGCCGGATCCCCAAGAATTTCTCCCCATTCTTCGGGTCCTTTGTTTGAAGTTATTACGATGGAAGATTGGCCATAAAGCTTATTAATTAGCTGAAAAAATAAGTTGGCTTCATTCTTATCCATTGCCATGAACATCAGATCATCGATAATTACCATATCACTGGCAATAATACGCTTTACCTTTGACTTCGATAACCGAGAAATTTCTTGTGTTTTAAGTAAGTGGATAAGATCATTCATCTCAGTAAATGTTACCTTATAGCCACGATTAATTGCTTCTACTCCAAGCCCTATAGCAAGGTGGGTTTTACCGACGCCACTTGGGCCTAAAAAAATTAGGCTGTAGGCTTGTTCCATCCAAACTAATTCTCTCAATTGATTTAATTGTTTCTGACTAAGAGACCTTTGTTCAGCGATATTAAAGTCATCGAGGGTTTTATATTCCGAAAAAGCAGCTAGCTTAAGCCGCTTTTTCGTTTGTTTTTCCTCCCGTATTTTTAATTCATGGTTAACAAGCTTACTTAAAAACTGTTGATAGGAGTATGATTCTGCTTGAGCTTCAAGTAATAAACCATCTAATATAGTAGCAGCCTCAGATATTTTTAATGATGCAAGTTGACTTTTTAACTGAGTAGTTAATTGTTCCATAAGTTTCACCCGCAAAGAATTTTTTTGTATTCATTTATACTTCTTACTTCTGGCTTGGTTTTCATTTTACTGCGGTCTACCTCATGTAGTGGATTAATGTCTGTACAGGTTGTAGCTGTTGTATTGTCAGTCGGTATTTTTATAAGATTTTGATAATGTTTTAAGGCATCACTAAATTCAGAAGCACTAAAGAGTTTATTTTTTAAGCAGTAATCTAATGCTTCCCTTATTATTTGTTTATCCACACTGGCAATATTTTGCTTGATTAATTGTAATTGATCCCGTATATAGCGATTTTTGTGGGTGTGAATAGCGTTGAGAAATTCTTGAACTTGAGGGGTATTATCTAGAAGTGTGGCAACCTCTTTTATATAGCTTTGAATACCTTTAGAACGATCCCGGCCATGATTGGTGTTTTTAACAAGTTTGCCTTTTTCAAAACAAATGGGATGCTCTGCTAGTTTTTCCCCGGTTTCTTTATCCACAAGTAAAATTGTATTATTTTCTGTTTTTACAAGAAGCACCTTGTTTTCTTTTTTATCTTTGTAGGTACCCAAAGGTAGAGAGTACCGGTTGCTTTTGTAAATTATTGTGTTGTCTTTTCTTACCGTCCTTGTTATACTGGGCTTATCAAAAAGGATATTAATTTTTTCTGTTACCGGTTGGAGATATTTTTTTTCTTCTAAGAATACTTCCGCCGGTATTTTCTTTGTGGTATTGTGCTTTTTACCGTTACCTGTTCGGGTAAGCCACTGTAGACTTTGTTCGTTAAGTTTGCTCAAGTTGTAGAAGGTGCGATTGTGAGCAAAATTCTTCTTTACATAGCCCACCACATTCTCAACCTTTCCTTTAGATTCAGGATCTCCTTTGCGACACATATAAATTCTAAAGGACCTTTTCCTTAGATAATTCGTAAATTCTTGGGTAAGAATTAAATCACCATGATTTTCACTCACTAAAATAAGATGATCCTGATCGTAAACAATCTCTCTTGGGATACCGCCAAAGAAGGCAAAGGCATTTTCGTGAGCACAGATAACATCTGCTGTTGTGTACGGCCTGTCCAACCATTCCAGGTATTTGTATCGTGAATGGGATAAAACAAATGTGATAAACCTTAACTTAACCCAATTTCCATTAAAATCTTTAAGGCTTTTCTCACCAAAATCTACCTGTATTTGATGACCCATTGGAGGATCTTCAATGGCTTCATATTCCCTTTTTTGAACAACTTTAGGAATGTCATATTCTTTTCTTAACTGCCGCACATAGTTGCCCACTGTTGGTTCACAAACATTTTCAACCTGGAAATTTTCTTTAAGCCAGTCATAAACTTGAGCTGATGATAAATCAGGAAATTTTTTAAGCCAATTAAATGTTTCCCTTTTGTAGAAATCAAGTTTTTTAGTTCTTATTTTGCTGCTCTCGTTCATATTATGAACTTCTTCTGGTGTTGCATCTATATACTTACTTACCGTTCTCCTATCCACCCCCAAATGTCTAGCTATTTGTGATACTTTTAAACCTAATGCTTTCAAATTCTGAATTTTGTGATACATACTCCACCTTTCTCTTAGTTCCATAATATCCCTCTTCTCGCCATGATAATTTCCAGTTATATCATAGCGAAAAGGAACTTATTGGTAAATAATGTACATCGTTATTTATCAAATTCTTTACATTTTATTTTAGCAGTTACACCGTGGTATTAAAGATGGGGATTATTACTCCTTCCTAATGGTTAACCCTATTTAATTTAAACATATAATGTATTAGCAACTTGTTAAGGAGATGATACCTTTGAGTAATGATAAGTTTACACGCGCGAAAACTCCTGTATCAGGAGAAATCCCGCGACCACCCCAAAAATGCGACGGTCAACTTTATAAAGTAAAACCTACCCAGACAGTCTTCAGTATTGCTCGCAAATTCGGAGTAACAGTTGAGGATATTCTTGCTGCGAACCCACAGATCGTAAACCGAGATATTATCTTTGTAGGTCAAGTAATATGCATCCCCACCAGAGAACCCAAACCTGTTTGTGATCTTCGTGTGCTTACACTAAGTTTCTTGACAGAGGATGGTCAACCGCTGCCCGTGATAAACGGAGCTGTCCAGCTTAATGCCCGTGTAATTGTACGGCCCACATTCAATCGTCCGGTTTCCCGAGCCTTCTTTTTCCTCGAACCTACCGGCACTGAAACCTGTGAACTTGCTAGTCTCATCGGTGTTGATTGTCCCAGTGCTGTTACAGGTGTTGCTGAGATTCTTTGGGAGGTACCCCCAGGTACTTTGGGCCGTGTTTTTGTTGTGGCATGCATTAATAGTTGCTGTGCAAAATCTGATGAGTTCCTTGTTGTCCGGAATTCTTAATTAAACCATACAGGAAAAATCACATTGTATAGCTTTCTTGTTTCAATATAATTACTCCTTAAATACAAATAAAGTTACAATCAGGCAACTTGTCCAGTTCTATGGATAATCGAAAGTTTGGGTAGCAGTGTTACATACTTTAGAATAAGTACTCTTTAAAAATTTTCCTAAAATCCTTGAACTTATGAAAACATTCGAAGTTCATGCAGCCACAATTCAGCAGGCTGTTAACGCACTAATTGCAGAGGGAATGGTCATATCGAGTGGCAGTAGCAGTACCCGGCGCACTGTCTACAAACCACCGGAACGATCTGTTCGTAATTCCGGATTTCTTACAGAGACCGGTGACCGGGGCCTACAGGAAATATTGGAACTAAAAATTATTAATGCTGTTGATGAAATACCGGAGGCTGTGATGAAATATTTCAGTCTTCCAGTTCTTAAGTATATAACCCGGCAGTTTAGGGACAATATTCCTGTTGCTATTTCTGAAGCATATTTACCCAATAACTTACCTTTAGAGGAATTTCAAGAAGTTCTAAAGGATCCGTCTGTTGAACTTTATGGACTTATGAAAAAGCATGGTTTTAATCCAACAGCCTGTAGAGAAACTCTTGTAATTTCATCCCCTAATCAAGAAGAACAAGAATTGCTTCAACTGTCGCGTCTTACTTCCTGTCCGGTGGTAAGAATAACAAGACTCGTTTACGACCCGAAGCACAATTTACTTGAATACTGCCTACTGGTAGATCGAGCGGACTGCTATGAGTTTCACTATGAGTTTCCTTTAATGGTTTAACTATACTACAGACATTCTAATAGTTTAGCCCTTTTTACCTGGGAGTACCTTATGAAGATTTTATTGTAGTTAAGAATTTTTAACAACTGCATACATTTGAGGGATACATGTCTCCGCTGGAATATGAGCAAGCTTTTAAATTAGCTACCTAATTAATTACATGCTTTTAGGTGAGCCTTTGAGGTTATTCAATGCAAATCATCGCTTGTATAGTCTTGACAGCTGGGGTCCCCGGGCGTGGTATGATGTTAAACCGGCGGGGAAATATCTATCACATGCTTCCTGGAGCCGCCCCGTCGGTAGTTTAATAAAACCACGCACGGGGTGGGATGTCAAGACCGATGATTTGCTTCCTTTAGTGTGTTTTAGCAATTCTCTAAAAACAGGAGAAAACTCGCCATTCGTTGTGTCTATTTTTCCGGGGGAAGCTCATATATCCATATTTTCCATGGACAAATTGTGATAGAAATCTGTAGATTTCCCTTATTGGTTGCTCTCTGGGTAGTGTCGATACTCCTAGTGCTTTTGTGTATTTGCATAATTTTCTGAAAGTATTTCTCTCAACATACTAAATTGAAAATCCCATGTATCATTTTTCCACTGAGAAAACTCAATAGGGTGATCGGCGAAATAAACAACTGCCACCGATAATTCAAGTGCAGAACGGAGAGACTGATAAGCTGACCTATATTGGCTATGTATGCAAGCTGAAATAGATTGAATAAGATCAATAAAAATCTCTTCAAATATAGGTGTCATAATGCTCGCTGTGCTTCCCAAATCAGAAACTGCTTGGCCAATGAAATAGCAGCAGCGGGATTTTCGCTCAAGTATACCAAACTCTGATGCCATTTCCTTTAATGATTCCTTAGCATTTTTTTTGAAGAATTTTTACTGTACTTTCCAGAATTTCGCTTAATGAGAACAATCCAACCTTGTAAGTTCCTAAATATTTATATTTTATAACATAATAAAATTTCGGAATGGGTTAGATAGATATTAATATATTATCTGTTTTTAAAATTGACATTGGTTTAAAAAATCCTTGATTGTTATAATTTATTGCTGAAAATTGTCAATTACCCTAAAACAATAATAACTACCACCTGGTGGTAGTAGTTAAAATATCTTCCTAATTAGTTTTAACTATATTTTAGGTAAAGAAATAAGAAATTATAAAACATAAAATAGAAATACACAATTAACTA encodes:
- a CDS encoding peptidoglycan DD-metalloendopeptidase family protein, whose amino-acid sequence is MDITTALKTAEILALKKNRKKLINAAVAIVLILMLVMVLIFVSVITVVSGMLGISTGFRSGAPSSIAKNEIPSELIPIFLAAQEKYDVSWAVLAAICKVETGFGQNVEVSSAGAIGFMQFMPSTWEYYKQDGNGDGIYDPDNPWDAIFSDIPAPTGTPVIAAASGHVTMARTNGGYGLCVEVTNESCMMVYAHLSGLGVHEGDDVEVGQVIGFVGSTGNSTGPHLHFGVYVNGVATNPDEWLEIIQAGS
- a CDS encoding IS3 family transposase (programmed frameshift); its protein translation is MTRYSEEFKYSIIKRMMPPNNESVSAISRETGVPEATLHGWKKKARANGIAVPGGEPEAERWSTQDKFLIVVETASLSEIEMAEYCRSKGLYVEQVEAWRDACMQANGGIAKQAAQLQKDLRQKDRELKDLQKELKRKEAALAETAALLVLRKKAPGDLGGLRGRLISVSDRQKAILLIKEAVADGAREKAACKELGITQRTLQRWRSRLSPIEDQRKHAKRPAPANKLSLDERKAIIKIANQPEFKSLPPSQIVPRLADQGIYIASESTFYRVLKENNMQHHRGRAKKPSSKPISTHCATGPNQVWMWDITWIPGPARGIYFYLYLILDLFSRKIIAWDIWTEESSKNASILVRRGIMSEGRTLVNQPLVLHSDNGSPMKGASLLETLYQLGITPSRSRPRVSNDNPYAESIFRTCKYRPDYPAKGFATLTEARRWVLSFTKWYNQEHRHSGLNFLTPNQRHNGLSKQILEQRKRVYEEAKSKHPERWSGQIRDWTLNEIVWLNPERVEAKSESESK
- a CDS encoding nucleotidyltransferase domain-containing protein, whose protein sequence is MVRKESEIINEISRLAQSLNKNIKVDSVILFGSYAKGTADKDSDVDIAVISPEFGRNPLKDKQLVYRTIVKENIEPYFEIHTFTPSELKNSSNYFISEIRSTGKKIWTDSMLD
- a CDS encoding HEPN domain-containing protein; this encodes MIYEVLGSLILKSLRINKEYYLECGFFCHLAIEKMFKALILHNTKVVPPKSHNLIFLAKKSGILIKLDESMKDLIADLQPFNIEGRYPEDRRRILENTPKRVFHEILNKTQEGAKWLEKNLKL
- a CDS encoding site-specific integrase, encoding MLAVTGIRLGEVLGLQWHDVDFENGTITIKRAVDCRNRYIKETKTTESVRTLLLDTETLAVLTVHKEQQIKKGNASLLKEDTLMFPASDGRPLIEGAIRKTMNRVLKKAGLEHIRVHDLRHTAGSILLDEGVPLTTVSAFLGHSTPATTASVYAHAIRKGESIAKFLDANKISNKESKKP
- the istB gene encoding IS21-like element helper ATPase IstB, whose translation is MEQLTTQLKSQLASLKISEAATILDGLLLEAQAESYSYQQFLSKLVNHELKIREEKQTKKRLKLAAFSEYKTLDDFNIAEQRSLSQKQLNQLRELVWMEQAYSLIFLGPSGVGKTHLAIGLGVEAINRGYKVTFTEMNDLIHLLKTQEISRLSKSKVKRIIASDMVIIDDLMFMAMDKNEANLFFQLINKLYGQSSIVITSNKGPEEWGEILGDPAITVAILDRIIHKSEVIHLTGDSYRIKHRKNIFGNN
- the istA gene encoding IS21 family transposase, which codes for MELRERWSMYHKIQNLKALGLKVSQIARHLGVDRRTVSKYIDATPEEVHNMNESSKIRTKKLDFYKRETFNWLKKFPDLSSAQVYDWLKENFQVENVCEPTVGNYVRQLRKEYDIPKVVQKREYEAIEDPPMGHQIQVDFGEKSLKDFNGNWVKLRFITFVLSHSRYKYLEWLDRPYTTADVICAHENAFAFFGGIPREIVYDQDHLILVSENHGDLILTQEFTNYLRKRSFRIYMCRKGDPESKGKVENVVGYVKKNFAHNRTFYNLSKLNEQSLQWLTRTGNGKKHNTTKKIPAEVFLEEKKYLQPVTEKINILFDKPSITRTVRKDNTIIYKSNRYSLPLGTYKDKKENKVLLVKTENNTILLVDKETGEKLAEHPICFEKGKLVKNTNHGRDRSKGIQSYIKEVATLLDNTPQVQEFLNAIHTHKNRYIRDQLQLIKQNIASVDKQIIREALDYCLKNKLFSASEFSDALKHYQNLIKIPTDNTTATTCTDINPLHEVDRSKMKTKPEVRSINEYKKILCG
- a CDS encoding LysM peptidoglycan-binding domain-containing protein codes for the protein MSNDKFTRAKTPVSGEIPRPPQKCDGQLYKVKPTQTVFSIARKFGVTVEDILAANPQIVNRDIIFVGQVICIPTREPKPVCDLRVLTLSFLTEDGQPLPVINGAVQLNARVIVRPTFNRPVSRAFFFLEPTGTETCELASLIGVDCPSAVTGVAEILWEVPPGTLGRVFVVACINSCCAKSDEFLVVRNS
- a CDS encoding UTRA domain-containing protein codes for the protein MKTFEVHAATIQQAVNALIAEGMVISSGSSSTRRTVYKPPERSVRNSGFLTETGDRGLQEILELKIINAVDEIPEAVMKYFSLPVLKYITRQFRDNIPVAISEAYLPNNLPLEEFQEVLKDPSVELYGLMKKHGFNPTACRETLVISSPNQEEQELLQLSRLTSCPVVRITRLVYDPKHNLLEYCLLVDRADCYEFHYEFPLMV